The genomic segment CACTGCGCTGCCCTCCAGTGGATGCTTTGTTTAACAACCACGCTCATGTAAAAAGACTCGTAGAAGCATATGAGCAGTGATGCTTACATAGTTTTTCTCGTACATAAAGGCTGTATaaattacaatatatataaatgtgtgcaATGGCCAATATATCAGtatcataaatatataatatattgacATTGACCCCCCCAAAATCCATATTGGTTTGTCTTGACTTGGTACCAACATGATATCTCCATCCCCTCACCTCATCTTTGCTGGTGTACTCCACTATCTCTGTGCACAGATTGCTGGATTTGATGGTTCCCAGATTCTGCTGGTTGCTCTTCCCGTTGCAGGCGTCCTTGTAGAGCATGTACGGCGTACCCGTTTCAGTCTGTGACTCGATGATGGCGTACCACAGCTGCTGAGCCTTCACCACACGCTTAGCCCGGCCCTCCTTCTCGTATCTGAGGACGTTCATGAGACAAGTTAATGCTGAGAAATGAGTGGTTCGTTGAGAACAAGGTTTGGTGGTGCTAATTGGACCTTGTGTAGAGCTCCTCGAACTTCTCTCCCCAACACTCCTCCAACCCGGGACAGTCACTGGGGCACATCAGAGACCAGTCCTACAAGAATATCAGCGGACTGATAAGACTTAGGAGCCTTAGTATATGTAGGATCTCAGTTAGGGTGGGAAATGCTCCCAGTATTCACCTGATTGCTTTCCACTCGTTTCATGAAGAGGTCTGGTATCCACAGGGCAAAGAACAGGTCTCtggccctctgctcctctttacctgtgttcttcttcatctctaaGAAATCAAACACGTCCAAATGCCATGGCTCCAGGTACACGGCGAAGGCCCCGGGTCTCTGAACGAGGGAACGTAGAGAGTCAGGTGATTTAAAAAATCGGTTCCAACCTGTGGCCCTTTGCAtcctgtcctccccctcctctctgcctccccctcacAGCTTGCTCTCCTTTCTATCAAAAATTAATGGCCATAAAAGCCCCAAAATTATACTTAAAATATACTCTGAATCTGTTCTGTAACAATATCAATAACATtttgtgtgtattgtttatctctgttcttaccttgttgCCACCCTGGTCGACATAACGTGCTGTGTTGTTGAACACTCGAAGCATGGGAACCAGCCCGTTGGAGTTGCCATTTGTCTGAAATACACACACCAGTTTAGGTCATATACAACTTTACATAGTGTACAAAATGTACATGTAAGCTCCTCtattaatacaatattttatttttttatttctctcaccCCAGCAATGTAGCTGCCTGTTGCTCGGATACAGCTGATAGCCAATCCAATGCCACCAGCTGATTTGGAGATGAGTGCGCACTGCCTCAGGGTGTCGTAAATACCATCGATGCTGTCCTCCTTCATGGATAGCAGGAAACAactgcaaaaaaggaaaaaagtattAGTAACAAAATTCAAGTTTCAGACATTTGGGTTAAATTTGTTCAGAGCAACATTTCTTTATTAACCTGGACATTTGTGGTCTGTTGGTGCCGGCATTGAACAGTGTAGGTGAGGCGTGGGTGAACCACTTTTCCGACAGCAAGTTGTACGTCTCAATGGCTGCATCGATGTCTCTTTTGTGAATCCCGACGGCCACTCTCATTAGCATGTGCTGGGGTCTCTCAGCAACTGCAGGGACAGAACTTGATTAgcgaaaaaacaaacaatgatttataaaaaatctTAACAAAAAAAGATGCACTTCTGATAAGGTTTTCAGCGAGAACAAAAACGACTCTCACCTTTGCCATTGATCTTCAACAAGTATGACCTCTCAAGAGTCTATCGGAGCAAAAGGAAAAGTACGATTCACACGTCGAAGTCATCTGAGTGATGggagttttgctttattttgaagaaattgtactttcttgattcttgttgttctgggtctgtaccctcggggttgaatccactaattgtaagtcgctttggataaaagtgtcagctaaatgaaatgtaatgtaatgtaatgtaatgagtgAGATGTTAAATGTAGGCTTAGTGAAAATTTGTAATTACCTTAAATCCAAAGAAATTGTAAGAGAAGTCTCTGTCGAAAATGATGGCTGAGTTGAGGCGCTGCAAATGGAAGGGGACATTATGTTAATAAATGTGAATCTTCATTACAGAACAAAATATATCGTCCAAGTTGACGTACATTCTTGTTGGCTAGCACAATGTCGAGAGTCTCCTTGGAGATCATGGGAGAATGAAGTCTATTTAAAGGGTTGACGTATCTGTACAGGTCTTCCATCACATCTgtaagagagaaaaagaagaaggtgTAAGGGCATGAGTCTGTGACGATCGgccattttagtttgtggatttctgtctgtttgtgttttctgtttcctgttttattttgtagtctcgctttccttgtgtgttgtccAGCTTCTCGgttgtgtcacttcctgtcttggtgattgtctttccCAGTCCTCATGCGTTGCACCTGTGGCTAGTTTCCCcagccttccctgtgtctctattTAAGCCTGTGTGTTCCCCAAGCCCTTGGTCGGTGCGTTACTCGTTTTTACACGTTGTCATATATGGTTTGTCTTGTTATGCTTTCTCGTCCAGCTTCCCCAGCTTATCTTTCCTTGTTATCcgtgcgccttgtcgccagtgGATACCTGTGagtgttcatgttttgtttttgtcttgtttaaatactccttttaaattaaatagcttttttatcataacctctgcatcctgggttcATCTCCTTGCACAAACCGTGACAGATTCATGGTTTAATAGTGAACAATGAATCATGCCAGGATTTTCCTGCACTGTTTTTATAGCAAAAGGCAAAAAACACATACTCCaacatattaaaacatatacattttattaaaattaaacaaaaatttgattacattttaaagagaagataaaaaaatgaatgctTAAAGCAAACACCATTGATGAAATACATAAAGGAACATGGGCTCTTTATTTCAATGCAATTCTAATTACACAAATCACACAGTTGGTCATGGGGCAGTACCTCTCTACACTTTTACTCACCACTGAACActttctttgtctccttgtgCAGGTTTGACACAGCTATTCTTGCAGCCAGGATTGCGTAGTCAGGGTGGTTGGTGGTGAGGGTGGCGGCGGTCTCTGCTGCCAGGGTGTCCAGCTCCACGGTGGTGACTCTGTCATAAAGACCCTGGATTACCTTCATGGTAATCTGGGTCTGCAGGAGCAGAGACAAAGGGTTTCTACATGAACATTTCATTTTCGCTCTATTgccttttttattctcttgtctacCCCATCTTAACTATCTGCTGAGTGTGATCGATAAAGGTGTATCTGATCTTAATCTCTGAAACTACACAAGGCAGAATATCAGTGATCTGACATTGGCCTGCACCTGACGTTTCCTTTAAAGTGGATGTAGTTGCACTGAAGTGTTTGGGACTTACAGGGTCCACAAAGTCCGAGTTGAGTCCATAGCAAAGCTTCTGAATACGAGAGGTGATTTTATCAAAGGTGACTTCCTCCTCACGACCATCTGAAACACAAGCAACATGCCTGGTGAATATTGATGTTTATGATGGCAGCTGTtaaccacacaaacacctgtCAAACAAGTCATTATGGCAGCAAAAGCCTCAGTAGCTTCGCGCCATAACCAAACAATATCAAAACCTCCTGACGACATCCCTCCTCTTACACATCACTTATGGAAAAGTTCACTGTGATATAAATGCACAGGAAAGAAATTAAGTTAAAATCTCTGCTGTAATGaaactaataataattttaaaaaagTGTGAGCGGTATTTAAAATGGAGATAAAACAAGCTGCACATCTGCCAACTGAGAAAAGCCACAATCAGTATGTGTCCTGTGATAAGCCCCGGTTCTTTGTTTGT from the Platichthys flesus chromosome 15, fPlaFle2.1, whole genome shotgun sequence genome contains:
- the LOC133969151 gene encoding ribonucleoside-diphosphate reductase large subunit-like → MHVIKRDGREEEVTFDKITSRIQKLCYGLNSDFVDPTQITMKVIQGLYDRVTTVELDTLAAETAATLTTNHPDYAILAARIAVSNLHKETKKVFSDVMEDLYRYVNPLNRLHSPMISKETLDIVLANKNRLNSAIIFDRDFSYNFFGFKTLERSYLLKINGKVAERPQHMLMRVAVGIHKRDIDAAIETYNLLSEKWFTHASPTLFNAGTNRPQMSSCFLLSMKEDSIDGIYDTLRQCALISKSAGGIGLAISCIRATGSYIAGTNGNSNGLVPMLRVFNNTARYVDQGGNKRPGAFAVYLEPWHLDVFDFLEMKKNTGKEEQRARDLFFALWIPDLFMKRVESNQDWSLMCPSDCPGLEECWGEKFEELYTRYEKEGRAKRVVKAQQLWYAIIESQTETGTPYMLYKDACNGKSNQQNLGTIKSSNLCTEIVEYTSKDEVAVCNLASIALNMYVTPEKTFDFKRLASVTKVIVKNLNKIIEINYYPVPEAERSNRRHRPIGIGVQGLADAFILMRYPFESPEAQLLNIQIFETMYYAALEASCELAEEFGTYETYAGSPVSKGILQYDMWDKVPTDLLDWKALKDKIAKHGIRNSLLLAPMPTASTAQILGNNESIEPYTSNIYTRRVLSGEFQIVNPHLLKDLTERGLWSEEMKNQLIAQNGSIQDIEEIPDDLKQLYKTVWEVSQKTILKMAADRGAYIDQSQSLNIHIAEPNYGKLTSMHFYGWKLGLKTGMYYLRTKPAANPIQFTLNKEKLKEAQSANSTEEGEAEDKERNTAAMVCSLANRDDCLMCGS